The Cellulomonas flavigena DSM 20109 DNA segment GTCGTGCTCAAGCTGATGCACCTCACGCGGCCGGACGTGGCCGTCTTCGGCCAGAAGGACGCACAGCAGGTCGTGGCGGTGCGGCGCATGGTCCGCGATCTCGACGTGCCGGTGGACGTCGCGGTGCACCCGACGGTGCGCGAGCGCGACGGTCTGGCGCGCTCGAGCCGCAACGCGTACCTGTCCGCGGAGGAGCGGGCACGGGCGCTCGCGCTGTCCGCCGCGCTCGACGCGGGCCGGCGGGCCGCCGAGGCGGGGGAGGGCCCGGACGCCGTGGTCGCCGCCGCGCGCGCGGTGCTCGGCGAGCGCCTCGCGGACGACGACGCCGTGGACTACGTGGCGCTCGTCGACTCCGCGACGCTCGAGGAGGCCGGGCCCGGCACGGGTGAGGCGCTGCTGCTGCTCGCCGCGCGCGTGGGCGCGACGCGGCTCATCGACAACCTGCCGCTGACGCTCGGGGGCGTCGCGGCACCGGGGACCGCTGCGTCCCAGCACCGTACGGACGGAGGTGCCGCGTGACGACGCTGCAGCGCACGATGATGACCGGCAAGGTGCACCGCGCGACGGTCACCGCCGCCGACCTGCACTACGTCGGGTCGATCACGATCGACGCGGACCTGCTCGAGGCCGCGGACATCCTGCCCGGGCAGCAGG contains these protein-coding regions:
- the panC gene encoding pantoate--beta-alanine ligase — translated: MSTIHPALVRDRDALAAALAPQDAATLPRSEDDGARRPYRRAVVMTMGALHAGHLALVEHARSLADVVVVTIFVNPLQFGPSEDLARYPRDLEGDLALLSGPGLLRAQDVVFAPTVDVVYPDGDPAVRVTAGRVGEVLEGRSRPGHLDGVLTVVLKLMHLTRPDVAVFGQKDAQQVVAVRRMVRDLDVPVDVAVHPTVRERDGLARSSRNAYLSAEERARALALSAALDAGRRAAEAGEGPDAVVAAARAVLGERLADDDAVDYVALVDSATLEEAGPGTGEALLLLAARVGATRLIDNLPLTLGGVAAPGTAASQHRTDGGAA